Proteins from a genomic interval of Syngnathus typhle isolate RoL2023-S1 ecotype Sweden linkage group LG15, RoL_Styp_1.0, whole genome shotgun sequence:
- the dtx2 gene encoding probable E3 ubiquitin-protein ligase DTX2 isoform X2, which produces MAIVSGSCARVNGSRSGAAATAGPVPVPTPSSGHSQPMIAVWEWQDDLGHWRPYSGQVSAYIERCLSPRGHRGGAPGGAAAATTICLGQSDPSLSPYLIDVASLKQFRQDTGKTRSVRRSLFAQSSGLGSGVYWEWANDEGGWTPYETRTSILLEHSYQARQGTADLGPHGYNYIVDLTSLAQVNKSSGFRRQVRRQCNLPYPLASFGPPAIPSGPSALPAGVPPSSSSASSSSSSSSSSSSSGGPACSCQQCLSHGATGPMPSRSRHSFSSGSLNRPNLQGPSRAAAAHPTSVYSPYPRRPLSVGGMSWGTPWPPPPSASQLAAPLLSGSSSANGLSVPSIPVQLNGSTSVSSALAASVQRAEEVIRRYMEAVPGVPDEDCIICMDQLSNPSGYEAQPPATTEEGGQGILPDAVGKFVKCGHTLHMLCMLAMYNNGTKDGSLQCPSCKTIYGEKTGTQPKGKMEIYSIPQALPGHPDCGTIQIIYSIPPGIQGPEHPKPGQPFTCRGFPRFCFLPDSDKGRKVLELLKVAWMRRLIFTVGTSSTTGEPDTVVWNGIHHKTEMMSNLSGHGFPDPNYLDNVLLELASQGVTEDCFKAPGPSS; this is translated from the exons ATGGCGATTGTGTCGGGCTCCTGCGCGCGGGTTAACGGCTCCCGGAGCGGGGCGGCGGCTACGGCGGGCCCAGTCCCGGTCCCGACGCCCTCGTCCGGCCACTCGCAGCCCATGATAGCCGTGTGGGAATGGCAGGACGACCTGGGCCACTGGCGGCCGTACAGCGGCCAGGTGAGCGCTTACATCGAGCGCTGCCTGTCGCCGCGGGGCCACCGGGGTGGCGCACccggcggcgccgccgccgccaccaccatcTGCTTGGGCCAGTCGGACCCCAGCTTGTCGCCGTATCTCATCGACGTGGCCAGTCTGAAGCAGTTTCGACAGGACacag GCAAAACCCGGTCAGTACGGCGCTCCCTGTTTGCCCAGTCGTCAGGCTTGGGCAGCGGCGTGTACTGGGAGTGGGCCAACGACGAGGGTGGCTGGACGCCCTACGAGACGCGCACTTCCATCCTCCTGGAGCACAGCTACCAGGCCCGACAGGGCACGGCGGACTTGGGTCCGCATGGCTACAACTACATCGTGGACCTCACCTCCCTGGCCCAGGTCAACAAATCGTCAGGCTTCAGGCGGCAGGTGCGGCGCCAGTGCAACCTTCCCTACCCGCTGGCCTCCTTCGGACCCCCGGCCATCCCCTCCGGGCCCTCGGCGCTTCCTGCCGGcgtccccccttcctcctcttcggcgtcgtcttcttcttcctcctcctcctcctcctcctcttccgggGGCCCGGCCTGCTCCTGCCAGCAGTGTCTTAGCCACGGGGCCACAGGTCCCATGCCCAGCCGCTCGCGCCACTCCTTTTCATCGGGCAGCCTGAACCGGCCCAACCTGCAGGGGCCAAGCAGGGCGGCGGCGGCCCACCCGACCTCCGTCTACTCCCCGTACCCCCGCAGGCCCCTCTCTGTCGGGGGGATGTCCTGGGGGACTCCCTGGCCCCCGCCGCCTTCTGCCAGCCAGCTGGCCGCACCCCTTCTGAGCGGCTCTTCTAGCGCCAACGGCCTAAG CGTTCCTTCCATCCCCGTTCAGCTCAACGGCTCCACAAGCGTCAGCTCGGCCCTGGCAG CTTCTGTTCAGAGAGCCGAGGAGGTGATCCGACGTTACATGGAGGCGGTGCCCGGCGTCCCGGACGAG GACTGCATCATCTGTATGGATCAACTGTCCAATCCCTCCGGCTACGAGGCGCAGCCGCCGGCTACGACGGAGGAGGGCGGCCAGGGCATCTTGCCGGACGCCGTGGGGAAGTTTGTCAAGTGCGGGCACACCCTGCACATGCTCTGCATGCTGGCCATGTACAACAACGGCACCAAG GACGGCAGCCTCCAGTGCCCCTCGTGTAAGACCATCTACGGCGAAAAGACGGGCACGCAGCCAAAAGGCAAGATGGAGATTTACAGCATCCCCCAAGCGCTGCCCGGACACCCCGACTGCGGCACCATCCAAATCATCTACAGCATCCCGCCAGGAATACAG GGTCCCGAGCATCCCAAGCCGGGACAGCCCTTCACCTGCCGGGGATTTCCTCGCTTCTGCTTCTTGCCCGACAGCGACAAAGGCAGGAAG GTTCTGGAGCTGCTGAAGGTTGCGTGGATGCGCCGCCTCATCTTCACGGTGGGCACGTCCAGCACCACCGGCGAGCCCGACACGGTGGTGTGGAACGGCATCCACCACAAGACGGAGATGATGTCCAACCTGTCGGGGCACGGCTTCCCGGATCCCAACTATCTGGACAATGTCCTGTTGGAGCTGGCCTCTCAGGGCGTGACCGAGGACTGCTTCAAAGCCCCCGGCCCCTCCAGCTAA
- the dtx2 gene encoding probable E3 ubiquitin-protein ligase DTX2 isoform X1, protein MAIVSGSCARVNGSRSGAAATAGPVPVPTPSSGHSQPMIAVWEWQDDLGHWRPYSGQVSAYIERCLSPRGHRGGAPGGAAAATTICLGQSDPSLSPYLIDVASLKQFRQDTGKTRSVRRSLFAQSSGLGSGVYWEWANDEGGWTPYETRTSILLEHSYQARQGTADLGPHGYNYIVDLTSLAQVNKSSGFRRQVRRQCNLPYPLASFGPPAIPSGPSALPAGVPPSSSSASSSSSSSSSSSSSGGPACSCQQCLSHGATGPMPSRSRHSFSSGSLNRPNLQGPSRAAAAHPTSVYSPYPRRPLSVGGMSWGTPWPPPPSASQLAAPLLSGSSSANGLSVPSIPVQLNGSTSVSSALAGMASILMSAVGLGVHFTTTTTTTAPLPQPPPLPPPHQQFSLPPPLPVRYPPAGRPSSSSSSNSGGSVKRAKRQHRRASVQRAEEVIRRYMEAVPGVPDEDCIICMDQLSNPSGYEAQPPATTEEGGQGILPDAVGKFVKCGHTLHMLCMLAMYNNGTKDGSLQCPSCKTIYGEKTGTQPKGKMEIYSIPQALPGHPDCGTIQIIYSIPPGIQGPEHPKPGQPFTCRGFPRFCFLPDSDKGRKVLELLKVAWMRRLIFTVGTSSTTGEPDTVVWNGIHHKTEMMSNLSGHGFPDPNYLDNVLLELASQGVTEDCFKAPGPSS, encoded by the exons ATGGCGATTGTGTCGGGCTCCTGCGCGCGGGTTAACGGCTCCCGGAGCGGGGCGGCGGCTACGGCGGGCCCAGTCCCGGTCCCGACGCCCTCGTCCGGCCACTCGCAGCCCATGATAGCCGTGTGGGAATGGCAGGACGACCTGGGCCACTGGCGGCCGTACAGCGGCCAGGTGAGCGCTTACATCGAGCGCTGCCTGTCGCCGCGGGGCCACCGGGGTGGCGCACccggcggcgccgccgccgccaccaccatcTGCTTGGGCCAGTCGGACCCCAGCTTGTCGCCGTATCTCATCGACGTGGCCAGTCTGAAGCAGTTTCGACAGGACacag GCAAAACCCGGTCAGTACGGCGCTCCCTGTTTGCCCAGTCGTCAGGCTTGGGCAGCGGCGTGTACTGGGAGTGGGCCAACGACGAGGGTGGCTGGACGCCCTACGAGACGCGCACTTCCATCCTCCTGGAGCACAGCTACCAGGCCCGACAGGGCACGGCGGACTTGGGTCCGCATGGCTACAACTACATCGTGGACCTCACCTCCCTGGCCCAGGTCAACAAATCGTCAGGCTTCAGGCGGCAGGTGCGGCGCCAGTGCAACCTTCCCTACCCGCTGGCCTCCTTCGGACCCCCGGCCATCCCCTCCGGGCCCTCGGCGCTTCCTGCCGGcgtccccccttcctcctcttcggcgtcgtcttcttcttcctcctcctcctcctcctcctcttccgggGGCCCGGCCTGCTCCTGCCAGCAGTGTCTTAGCCACGGGGCCACAGGTCCCATGCCCAGCCGCTCGCGCCACTCCTTTTCATCGGGCAGCCTGAACCGGCCCAACCTGCAGGGGCCAAGCAGGGCGGCGGCGGCCCACCCGACCTCCGTCTACTCCCCGTACCCCCGCAGGCCCCTCTCTGTCGGGGGGATGTCCTGGGGGACTCCCTGGCCCCCGCCGCCTTCTGCCAGCCAGCTGGCCGCACCCCTTCTGAGCGGCTCTTCTAGCGCCAACGGCCTAAG CGTTCCTTCCATCCCCGTTCAGCTCAACGGCTCCACAAGCGTCAGCTCGGCCCTGGCAG GCATGGCCTCCATTTTGATGTCGGCGGTGGGACTGGGCGTGCacttcaccaccaccaccaccacaaccgCCCCCCTCCCgcagcctcctcctcttcctccgccgCATCAGCAATTCTCGCTCCCGCCGCCGCTGCCCGTCCGCTACCCCCCCGCCGGCCgacccagcagcagcagcagcagcaacagcggcGGTTCAGTTAAGAGGGCCAAGAGGCAGCACAGGAGAG CTTCTGTTCAGAGAGCCGAGGAGGTGATCCGACGTTACATGGAGGCGGTGCCCGGCGTCCCGGACGAG GACTGCATCATCTGTATGGATCAACTGTCCAATCCCTCCGGCTACGAGGCGCAGCCGCCGGCTACGACGGAGGAGGGCGGCCAGGGCATCTTGCCGGACGCCGTGGGGAAGTTTGTCAAGTGCGGGCACACCCTGCACATGCTCTGCATGCTGGCCATGTACAACAACGGCACCAAG GACGGCAGCCTCCAGTGCCCCTCGTGTAAGACCATCTACGGCGAAAAGACGGGCACGCAGCCAAAAGGCAAGATGGAGATTTACAGCATCCCCCAAGCGCTGCCCGGACACCCCGACTGCGGCACCATCCAAATCATCTACAGCATCCCGCCAGGAATACAG GGTCCCGAGCATCCCAAGCCGGGACAGCCCTTCACCTGCCGGGGATTTCCTCGCTTCTGCTTCTTGCCCGACAGCGACAAAGGCAGGAAG GTTCTGGAGCTGCTGAAGGTTGCGTGGATGCGCCGCCTCATCTTCACGGTGGGCACGTCCAGCACCACCGGCGAGCCCGACACGGTGGTGTGGAACGGCATCCACCACAAGACGGAGATGATGTCCAACCTGTCGGGGCACGGCTTCCCGGATCCCAACTATCTGGACAATGTCCTGTTGGAGCTGGCCTCTCAGGGCGTGACCGAGGACTGCTTCAAAGCCCCCGGCCCCTCCAGCTAA